The Alkalibacter rhizosphaerae genomic sequence GCAATTGAAGGAGGTCATTTAAAATGTTAACCATTCGACAAAATTTATTGGAAACCATCAAAGGGGGAAATCCCGACCGATTCGTAAAACAGTATGAATTCATGGAGTTGATCATGGAAGCCAACATGAGAAAAGGTGTAGCTCCTGGCGAACACCTTATTCCCAATGATTGGGGCGTCTATTACAGCTGGCCCGTAGGTCAACTTGGCGGATTCCCGGTCCATGATGAAGAGCACATCGTCATCAAGGACATCGAAAATTGGAAAGAGTATGTAAAAGCTCCGGAAGTCATCGATGACGACGAGTCCTGGGCAAAAGCAGAAGCTCACGCAAAAGCTGTGGATCGCAACGAAAAATATTGCGGCGTATTTGTTGCTCCTGGTCTTTTCGAGCAGTGTCACCACTTGATGCGCATGGAAAATGCATTGACTGCTTTCTATGAGTATCCCGATGAAATGCACGAATTGATCGATTACTTGACAGAGTACGAATTGAAGCTGGCGGAAGTATTGATCCGACGGGTCAAACCGGATCTTCTTTTCCATCATGACGACTGGGGTGGACAAATCTCCACATTCCTTTCTCCAGAAATGTTTGAAGAATTCTTCCTGGCTCCGTACAAAAAAATCTACGGATATTACAAAGACAACGGTGTTGAGCTGGTTGTTCACCACGCTGACAACTGGGCCGCAACATTGGTTCCTTACATGATCGAAATGGGAATCGACATCTGGCAGGGTGCCATGTCTACCAACAACATTCCTGAATTGATCAAGCAATATGGCCCACAGATTACTTTCATGGGCGATCTGGACAGTGGAAAAATGGACTTCCCAGACTGGACTCCTGAGATCATTCGGGAAGAAGTGGAACGATCCACCAGAAGCTGTGGCAAATTGTACTATATCCCTTGCCTCACAAGAGGATTGGGTTTCAGCTCCTTTGAAGGTGTTTATGAAAAAACGAATGAAGAAATCGACCGCATGAGCAAGGAATTGTTCTAAATCGGCAATTTCTACTATTTACGCCAGAGACGGCTTACGCCGCTTCTGGCGTTTACTTTGTCCTGAAAGAAAATTCTGCAAATATTGGATATTCTGGTCGCAAAACAATTTTCTTTCATATATAATAAAAAATGTATGGAAGTGACCATGCTTTCAACGTTTCCATTTCATTAGAGAGAGGTGCGTTTATGAACAGGAACTTGTTTAATGGTCGACAGGAACCAACCAATGTCGAACTGGAAAATCTTACTTTTACCAAGGAGAATTTAGATCCTGTTGAGTTGGATCTGCTCACCAGCACAGAGAATTTCATAAAAACCAGAAAATTGGATCAGAAAAAATTCCAGAGTCTTCAAAGCCAGATCCAGCTCATGGAAGATCGCTTGTCCCATCACGATGCCATCGTGGAACAAATCGAGAAAAAATCGAAAGAATATGAGAACATGGTTTTCAAGTTGGAAGACAAGCTTACGGAAAAACAAATGCAGTATGATCAACTGCTGGAAGATTTTACCCTTTACCAAAACAATTCCCAAGAAGAAATGGATAAAATCAAAGTAGCTTTAAAAGAAGAAAAGACAAAATTCGAAGAACTGTTCAAGGAGCATTCCAAAGAAAAGGAATCGGTGGAGAGCATTGAACAACGATTCCAAAAAATCATACAGTCCCTTGAAACAGAAAACAAAGATCTGAAAAATCGATTCTCCGAGCTGCAACGGGAAAAGAAACATCTCATTGATACCTTCAATGAGTTTACCGCCAAATTGACCAGTCCCATGGAAGAAGCCGGAGAATCCAAAGAAATCTGATCGTAACGCGTTGGAATCGGCAAAAATATACCTGCTAACGAGGTGGCTGCATGAACGAATATACTTTAAACTTCATAGAGATCCTTCGTGTGTACAAAGAATTGGACGCATTTTTTATGGAGATGCGACTGCATCATGGCATGTCATCCAGCACCAGCTCCATCAAAATCGACGAAGAGATGTATTTTGTCCTCGACAAGCTCGTTTCTAAGGACCATGGCAGAAGTCGCTATCGCCTGTCACGGCAATTTCACCGTCTTGAAAATGTAGACAAGTGGCTTGGTTCCTTGTCGGTCACTCAGCTGGACACCAGCCAAACCATCCATTTCCCATGTACCGAAAACTTTGTTCGACAAGTATACCTCGCCAATGAAAAAAATAAAAAAACCCAAAACAACAATGGGGCCAACGATCGACGGTTGCATCAGCCCTCCGAGAAGAAAAAACACAGCTTTTTCTCTAAAAAAACCGGCTTTTTCTCCCTTTTGTTCATCGCCGCTTTTAGCTTTATCTTTTTATCCAACGGCATCATTGCAAATTCCGGCAACAGCGAAAAAGGATCTTCCGATCTGCCGGTAGATGCTCCTTATGGATCCGAGGCATTCCCTTCTTTAAATGAAACGCAGGAAATATTCTTTGAAAAGGCAGATTCTTCTGCTCCTGTTGAAGACAAATCCATAAAGATCGCTACGCTGATCCAAATTCCCGTCCCGGAAAATTCCAAATCCGTTGTGCTCTTGGAAGATGTTCGATCCCGTTTTTTACCCATGGATACCATTGCCTTGACCTTTGATGACGGGCCTTCCGTATACACAAAGAAAATTGCGGATATCCTTACTTCTTACAATGTAGGCGGCACTTTTTTCTTCCTAGGAGAAAATGTAAAGGGCAACGAATACTTGCTGCGATACATTCACAAACAGGGTTTTGCTTTAGGAAATCATTCCTTTTCCCACCCATATTTCAAATCGTTGAGTAAAGAGGATCAATGGTCGCAAATCGAACAGACCAACGATGTTTTTCGAAAAATTATTGGCGTCGGCACCCATTTATTTCGTCCTCCTTACGGTTCCATGAACCGGACCACCTTCGAACTTCTGGAAGAAAAAGAAATGAAGATCGTACTTTGGAGCAAGGATACGGAAGACTGGAAAGTAAACAATGCCCAAGAATTGGTGGAGTACACCAAAGAAAACGTCACCGGCGGCAGCATCATACTCTTCCATGAAAAAGAAAGAACGGTGGAAGCCTTGCCGGAGATCATTGAATATCTTCAAGACAAAGGCCTGAAAATTGTCAACCTTCGTTAATCTTCTTCCCGATCCAACAAAGCTTTTGCATGATCCGGCACCAATCGTTGCCGGTCATAAGGGATCCTCTCCACAGACCCTACCTGATTGATGGAGGGTAAAACGATCTCTCGAGGTCTCACTTGCTTGTAGTCAAACTGTTCCAGCAGGTGATGGATGCAATTGATCCGGGCGTTGCGTTTCAGATCGCTTTCCACCACATACCAAGGGGAATCGTCCGTATCCGTATGAATGAACATGGTATCTTTGGCATGAGAATACTCGTGCCATTTTTTTCTTGCCTCCAGATCCATCTGACTGATCTTCCACCGCTTTGTCGGATCTTCAATACGATCCTGAAACCGTTTTTCCTGTTCTTCTTCACTGACAGAAAACCAATATTTGATCAACGTGATCCCCGAACGGATCAGCATGTCTTCAAACTGGGGGACTGTCTGAATAAATTCCCAATACTCTTCATCGGTACAAAACCCCATCACCCGTTCCACTCCGGCACGATTATACCAGCTTCGATCGAAGAGAACGATTTCTCCTGCGGAGGGCAAATGGGAGACATACCGCTGAAAATACCACTGGGTTCTTTCCTTTTCTGTTGGTACCGGCAGGGCGACCACCCGACAGTGTCTGGGGTTTAGGGTCTCGGTAATCCTTTTGATGGTCCCTCCTTTGCCTGCAGCATCCCTGCCTTCAAAGATCACCACCACTTTCAAACCTTGGTCAACTACCCATTTTTGCCATTTGACCAGTTCGATATGAAGCTTTCTCAATTCTCTCTCATACACTTTTTTCGGCAATTTCTTCGTTTGGTATTCCATGATCATTCCCCTTTCCTGTTAAACTACCTATACCCCTTCTTTGCTTTTCCGTAACAAAAGGAAATTTATCAGCATAAAAACACATTTGTTGTTTATTTTTATGCGATTGTTGTGATAATATACAACGTAACAAAAAGGAAAACAAATGGAGGAAATCATGCCGAAAAGAACAGATATCCATAAAATTTTGATTATCGGATCCGGTCCCATCATCATAGGTCAAGCCTGTGAATTTGACTATTCGGGTACACAAGCCTGTAAAGCCCTGCGAGGTCTCGGGTATGAGATCGTACTGGTCAATTCAAATCCGGCCACCATCATGACGGACCCGGAAGTTGCCGATGTCACCTACATCGAACCATTGAACGTTTCCAGACTGGAAGCCATCATTGCAAAGGAAAAACCGGACGCCCTGTTGCCGAATCTGGGTGGACAAACGGCCTTGAACCTTAGCATCGACCTGATGAATGCCGGGATCCTGGACAAATATGGTGTAAAAGTCATTGGAGTACAGCTGGATGCCATTGAACGCGGGGAAGACAGGATCGCATTCAAGGACAGCATGAACAAGCTTGGCATTGAGATGGCCCGGAGTGCTCCTGCCTATTCTGTAGAAGAAGCAGAAGCCATAGCCAATGAACTGGGCTATCCTGTTGTTGTTCGACCGGCATACACCATGGGTGGAACCGGTGGTGGCTTGGTATACAACAAGGAAGAGCTTCAAGTCATTGCTTCCAGAGGGATCTCTGCCAGCCGAGTGGGACAAGTCTTGATCGAAGAATCAGTTTTGGGTTGGGAAGAACTGGAACTGGAAGTGGTACGGGATGCCAACAATAAAATGATCACCATCTGTTTTATTGAAAATGTAGATGCCATTGGCGTGCACACCGGCGACTCTTTCTGTACCGCCCCCATGCTCACCATTTCTCAATCCCTGCAGAAACGGCTGCAAGACTATGCATACCGAGTCGTGGAAGCCATCGAAGTGATCGGCGGCACCAACGTGCAATTCGCCTACGACCCAAAAACAGACCGGGTCGTCATCATCGAGATCAATCCCAGAACATCCCGTTCGTCCGCTCTGGCGTCCAAAGCCACCGGATTTCCCATCGCTTATGTTTCTGCTTTATTGGCGGCAGGGATCACCTTGGATGAACTCCCCTATTGGAGAGATGGAAGTCTGGACAAGTATACTCCTTCCGGAGACTACGTCGTCGTCAAATTTGCCCGATGGGCCTTTGAAAAATTCCCAGGCTCCAAGGATGTTCTTGGCACACAGATGAAAGCCGTTGGCGAAGTCATGAGCATCGGGAAAAACTACAAAGAGGCGCTGCAAAAGGCCATCCGTTCCCTGGAGATCGGACGTTACGGCCTTGGCTTTGCGAAAGATTTTCACCAGCGTCCTTTGGAAGATTTGATGGCCCTCTTGGCCGAGGCTACCAGCGAACGACAGTTCATTCTCTATGAAGCCATCCGAAAAGGTGCCGATCTGGATCAATTACACCAGATCACCCACATCAAACGCTACTTCCTGGAACAAATGCAAGAACTGGTGATGCTGGAAGAGAAGCTCCGACAACATACCATGGAAGATCTCCCCGACGAATTGTTGATCCAGGCAAAAAAAGACGGTTTTGCCGACCGTTACCTGGCCATGTTGTACCAGACAACAGAGACGAAAATGCGAAATCGGCGAAAGGCACTGGGCGTGACGGAGGGCTGGGAAGCCGTGCCGGTCAGTGGCGTGGAGGATGCCTCCTATTATTTTTCCACGTATAATGCACCGGATCAAACCACGGCCACCAGCAACAAAAAAGTGATGATCCTTGGAGGCGGACCCAACCGGATCGGTCAGGGCATCGAATTCGACTACTGTTGTGTCCATGCCGCCTTTTCCCTGAGGGATCTGGGCTACGAAACAGTCATCGTCAACTGCAATCCGGAAACGGTCTCCACCGATTACGATACGTCGGACAAGTTGTATTTCGAGCCCTTGACCGTGGAAGACGTGCTAAGCATCTACGAAAAAGAAAAACCCTTGGGCGTCATCGTCCAATTTGGCGGACAAACGCCCCTGAATATCGCCAAGGAGCTGGAAGAACTGGGAGTGACCATCCTGGGGACCTCTCCAGACACCATCGATCTGGCGGAAGACCGGGATCGATTCCGGGAGATCATGGAGAAATTGGAGATCCCCATGCCGGAATCGGGAATGGCGGTCAACATGGTGGAAGCCCTAGCCATTGCACAGCGGATCGGCTATCCCCTCATGGTCCGACCGTCCTACGTATTGGGCGGCAGAGGCATGGAAGTGGTCCACGATGACAACATGCTTCGACAATACATGGAAGCTGCTGTCGGGGTCACTCCAGAGCGTCCCATCCTCATCGACCGATTTTTGGGGAATGCAACAGAAGCAGAAGCGGATGCTCTCTCCAATGGCAAGGATGTCTTTGTACCTGCCATCATGGAGCATATCGAGCTGGCCGGCATTCACTCCGGCGACTCCGCTTGTGTCATTCCACCCATATCCATTTCAGACAAGCACAAGGAAACCATCAACGAGTATACCAAGAAAATTGCCAAGGAGCTGAACGTGATCGGGTTGATGAACATGCAATACGCCATATCCGACGACAAAGTCTACGTACTGGAAGCCAATCCCCGCGCCTCCCGAACGGTTCCACTGGTCTCGAAAGTCTGCAATATCTCCATGGCAAAAATTGCTACAGCCATTTTGATGAAAGAACTGGACCAGGAAGCATATCCTATTTCCGGCTTGAAAAACAAGGAACTGCCTCACTTTGGCGTCAAGGAAGCTGTATTCCCCTTCAACATGTTTCCGGAAGTCGACCCGATCCTGGGCCCGGAAATGCGCAGTACGGGGGAAGTGTTGGGATTGTCCGACTCCTTCGGACTAGCCTTTTACAAGGCCCAGGAAGCAACCCAAACTGCCTTGCCTACAGAAGGCACCGTCCTGATCAGCGTCAATGACAAGGACAAGGAAAGCGTGTTGCCGGTAGCCAGAAAATTTGCCGAGATCGGATTCCACATCAAGGCAACTGGAGGAACCCACGCCTTCTTGAAAGATAACCACATCGACGCTCAAGAGATCAACAAACTGTTTGAAACCAAACCCAATATACTGGATGCCATCGCCAATGGGGAGATCCAATTGGTCATCAATACCCCGTCGGGAAAACGGAGCCAAAGTGATGGAAGTTTCATTCGAAAGTCATCCATCCGACATAAGGTGCCCTACATCACTACTGTTACAGCGGCCCTGGCCAGCGTCAAGGGGATCGAATCTCAAAAGTTCAATACGGATCCGGAGCCTGTCAAATCTCTCCAGGAATACCATAAAGCAATGGAGTAAGGATGTTAAAAGCGCCACAAAGTGTGGCGCTTTTTCTATTTCAAAATCATTGACTTGTAGTGGTCCAAGGCGGATGGAAGGGCAAAGCGATGCTCCAAGTCCTCCAGGGTGGCCCACTGCCATCCCGGGACATGGACAGGATCGTTCACTTCTACAAGATAGCCGATCATATGCCATTCTACATGACTGAACAAGTGCTTTGCTTCACCCATTGGAACAACCGATACTGTATGGAGACTATTTTTTCCTCCCCATTCCTGCACCTGCCCATCCTCCATCTTCCCTTCCGTGTTTGGAAACTCCCACATGCCCGAAAGCAGCCCACCTTCTATACGCTGTTGGATGGCCACCAAATTGTTGCTGACCACCACCAGGATGGTTTTCGCCTCTGTCCGGCGGGGTTTTTTCTTATCTTTATACGGGATTTCGTCGATCCATCCATTTTTGTAACTGATGCAGCTCGATTCCCATGGACAAGCTTGGCATAGGGGCTTGCCATTGGGGATGCAGACTTGAGCTCCCAATTCCATCAGACTTTGGTTGAAGGTCCCGGGTTCATTCTTTGGCATCATGTCCAACACCAGGCTTTCGATCTTCCTTTTTACAGCAATCTTTCCGATATTCTCCTTTATGCCATATCGCCTCGAAATGACCCGCAGTACATTTCCGTCTATTGCAGGTGTCGGCAAACCGAAAGAAATGGAAGCGACGGCACCGGCCGTATAAGGTCCGATGCCCGGCAGAGACAAGAGGGATGCGTAATCATCCGGAAGTTCTCCTCCATACCGCTGCATAACGATTTGTGCCGCTTTTTTGAGGTTTTTACAGCGCGTGTAGTATCCAAGGCCCTCCCATAATTTAAAGAGCCGATCCTGGTCAACAGACGCCAAGGAATCCACATCCGGCAACTCATCCATAAACCTCTTAAAGTAAGGGATCACCGTATCCACCTTTGTCTGTTGCAGCATGATCTCCGAGATCCAAGTTTTATAAGGTGCAGGGTCGTCCCGCCAGGGCAAACGCCTTGCGTTGTTCTTGTACCAAGCTACCAGTTGCATTCCCGATTCCAGTGCGTTCAATGACAACCCTCCCAACATTTTTAACGGTTCTTATAGTATAATATAGCTTGTAGCCTGAATATTCAAGAAATGAGGGAAACAATATGCCACGATCATCCAACAAAAACAAAGTCGTCATCATCGGCGCCGGTCACGTCGGCTCCCACTGCGCCTATGCCTTGAGCATGGGAGGATCGATCCAGGAGATCGTTTTTATCGATATCGACGAAAAGAAAGCCGCAGCTCAAGCCGACGATATAACCGATGCTTTGTCGTTCATGCCCCATCCTGTGGTCCTTCGCTCCGGGAGTTACCAGGATTGTTCCGATGCCCAGATCGTACTGCTAGCCGCTGGTGTTCCCCGAAAACCGGGGCAGACACGTCTTGACACCATGGGGGATTCCATCAAGGTGATGAAGGACATCGTACCAAAACTGAACGGTTCCGGATTCGACGGGGTCCTGGTATGCATTTCCAATCCGGTGGACGTGATCACCACCTACATGCACCGGCATGTGGATCTGCCGACCAGCCGCATACTGGGTACCGGCACTTCCCTGGATACCGCCCGCCTGAAACGGATCCTCTGGAAGGAATTAGAAGTACATCCTGCATCCATCCATTGCTACAGTCTGGGCGAACATGGCGATTCCAGCATGATCCCTTTTTCCCATGTACAGATCGGCGGACTTCCGCTGCAAACATTGATGGATCAATACCCAAAATCTTATGGCAAACTGGATCTGGATCATGTGCTCCAACGAACGCGAACCGTCGGAATGGACATCATCAACGGTAAAAATTCCACCGAATTCGGCATCGGTTCCGTCGTTGCGGACCTGGTGGGATCCATCCTCCACGACGAAAGACGGATCTTACCCCTGTCCTGCCTCCTTGAAGGTGCCTACGGCCAGGAGGGGATCGCCATCGGCGTACCTGCCATAGTGGGTGGAGACGGCATCCAGACCGTCCTGGAACTGGACTTGACGGCAGAAGAAGAGGCGTTGTTCCAAGCTTCCTGTGAAGTGGTCCGAAATCATGTTGAAATGTCCGAATCACATTAAAAAACACCCTTTCGGGTGTTTTTTTCATGCCAGTAATATGCGATCATCCGCCAGTTGCTTGTGTTTCTTTGCCGAATAATAACTCAACAATTTTTCCACCGACATATTCTCTCTCTCTTCTCCCCGGATGTCAAGAATGACCTCCCCTTCATCCATCATGATGGTGCGATTTCCGACCGAAAGTGCGGATCGGATGTCGTGGGTGATCATCATGGTTGTGATGTTGGACTCAGCCACCACTTCCCTGGTGATGTCCATGATCTTCACGGCCGTCGCCGGATCCAGGGCAGCCGTGTGTTCATCCAACAACAGTAATTTAGGAGATGCAATGGTGCACATCAACAGGGTCACTGCCTGTCTTTGGCCTCCGGAAAGATTCTTCACCTTGGTTTTCATCCGCTCTTCCAGACCAAGCTCCAGGCGACTTAACATTTCCCGAAAAACCTCCGTGTCTCTTTTATTGATGGCAAAAAGACTTTTCTTCGCCTTTCTGGTATGTGCCAGCGCCAGATTCTCCTCTACGGTCATGGAAGGGGCCGTCCCCTTCATTGGATCCTGCATCAACCGGCCGATGTCGAAAGAACGCTTGTATTCCGGCATGGCTGTAATGTTTTTTCCGTCCAACACGATGGCTCCCGTATCCACCAGAAAACTTCCGCCGATGGCATGGAAGAGTGTGGACTTCCCTGCCCCGTTGGAGCCGATGATGGTGACAAAATCTCCCGGTTCCAAATGTAGATCCAGATCTTTCAACGCCTGTTTCTCATTGATGGTCCCCTTGTAAAATGTTTTACTTACTTGCGCCAGTCGAAGCATCCGAATCCAACCTCCTTTGGTGTTCCCGCACGGATCGGCGTACCCGCTGTTGTTCCAGTCCCCGCCGCAGGGACGGACCGGACAATGCGATGACGACGATGGCGGAAGAAATAAGCTTGAGTGCGTAAGATGGGAACAAGTCCACCCGCAATGCCAAGGCGATGATGATCCGGTACAGGATGGAACCGCCTACTGCAGATGCCAGACCGATCGTTACTCCCCGTTTTCCAAAAATGGTCTCCCCGATGATGACGGAAGCCAGTCCGATGACCACCATCCCGCTGCCGGAGCCGACGTCGGAAAACATCTGGTATTGGCCGATCAAGGCACCGGCAAGTCCTACACAGGCATTTCCCAGAATCAATCCGGCGCATTTCATCAAATCTGCGTTGATGGACGAGGACCGGACCATGTCTTCATTATCCCCGGTAGCGCGAATGGCCAAACCAAACCTGGTTTTAAAAAACACTGCAAGCAGGATGGTCAAAAACAAGGCCACCACCAATGCAACCAAAGTCTTTGACTGGGTAAAGACTGTAGTATTTCCCATCACGGACAAGTTGGCCCTTCCGCCCATGATGAAGAGATTCACTGTATAAAGTCCAGTCATGACCAGGATCCCCGACAATATGGGATGGATGGCCAGTCTGGTCTGCAATAGTCCGGTAGCCAATCCGGCAAGGGCTCCACTCAACACAGCAACGATCAATGCCAATACCGGATGACCGGCTACCGTGATCACGGCAGCCACCGCCATACCCAGGGAGAAACTTCCATCCACCGTCAAGTCCGGGAGCTGCAATATGCGAAATGTAATGTAGATCCCCAGGGCCATCACCCCGTAGAGCAACCCTAGTTGTATGGAGCCAACAAGCAACGTCATATATATTTCCTTTCTTTATGCAAGATGGTTGAAATTCTACTCGCCGATCAAGACGAAATCTTCTTTTAACGATTCCGGTATGGTCACTCCCAGAGCTTCCGCCGTTTTTACATTGATCATGTTGGCGTATTCCGCGATCTGCTCCACCGGGTTTTCATTGATGTCCTCACCGTCCATGATCCTTGCAATCATGGCAGCCGTTTGTCGTCCCAATACGGTATAGTCGATGCCCACTGTCGCCAGGCCCCCGTCTGCAACCATGGAATCTGCACCTACATAGGTTGGGATCTTCGCTTCCATGGCCACCTGCATGTAGGTCGCCATGGCACTGGCCACCGTATTGTCGTTGGGAGTGAAAAATGCATCTACACTGCCCACCAGGGAAGAGGCCACTTGTTGAAGATCCGCCGTACCGGTGATGGTGGCTTCCCGATAGGGGATCCCATTGGCCTCGCAATACGCTTTTGCCCGTTCGATCCCCACGGAAGAGTTGATCTCGCTACTGTTGTAGATGAATCCAAATGTTTCCACTTCCGGAGTCAACACCCCAGCCAATTCAAAAATATCTTCAATGGCGATGGAATTGGATACTCCGGTGATATTCTTGTCCGTATTTTCAAAGGATGTGACCAACCCTGCCTCCACCGGGTTGCTGACTGCCGAAAATACGATGGGAATGGTTTCCGTCGTTGCCGCCGCTGCCTGTGCGGAAGGCGTTGCGATAGGCACGATCATGTCGACTTGGCTGTTGATCAACTCCTGCATGATGGTGGGCAGCAAGCTCATGTCCCCGTTTGCATTTTCAAAGACCAGTTCCACCTTGCCTTCATACCCAAGGTCATTCAATTCTTCCTCGATCGTATCACGGATCTGGTTCAGGGATGGATGATCCATGGGTTGGACCACCCCGATCCGATATATTTTCTCCCCGCTGCCTTTATCCGTTGCTCCGTCATCGGAACAACCTGCAAACAACCCCAAGATCAACATGCCAACAATAAGAACAGATACCGCTTTTTTCATTTTTTTCCCTCTTTCCTTATTATTTTGTTGGACAAATGAGGAAGGGAGCAGATTTCAATAAAAAAATTCCGTCCTTAAATATAAGGACAGAACTTATCTGTTTTGCCACCTTAATCATTCATAAAATTTTCCTGGAAATGCCAACACATTTCCTGTCGTTAACGCCGACCTACGTTTTGGATACTCGACCTTCCGGTCTTTCACCGCACCCTCCGTAGTCCATTTACCGATCTGCATCTCCGCAAGGTTCCACCAACCCCTTGCTCTCTGTAGGCGCATATAACGGCTTGATCTCTACTTCATAGGTTTATTTAAGCTAATTATAAAGACGAAAAAGGCCCCTGTCAAGGGCCCTCTCCTTTTTATTTGAGATGCTTGTCTAAAAACCGAAAAATTCGGTCTATTTTTTCATCCGTTTCAAATGCAGGATCTGCATGTTCGAACTCATCAAACAACTCCAATGTCACTTCATTTTTGCCGCCTTGTTTCTTGATGGCCTCCGCAAGGATCGTGGACTGCTGGTAGGGTACCACTCCATCCATTTTCCCATGTTGGATCAGGATGGGAGGCATGTTCTCATCCACATAAAGGATCGGATTGGAAAAGCGGAACAGGCCCAATATCTGCTCATAGGAAGCCCCCAACAGCACTTCTTCCGGCGACAGGTCCCCCAGATCGTCCAAACCCAGCGGTTTTACGTCGCTTTCCTCGAAATGGGGCTTCATCATGGTAAAATCCGTGGGTCCATACAAATCAACGACGGCTTGGACTACCGTATCCGGCGGGTTGGATCCGTCAAATTCCCTGCGATTCTGGGTGGCTGCAGCCATCACTGCATAATAAGCACCTGCCGATTCTCCCACTAAGGCGATCCGCTGGCCATCCAGCCCGAACTCTCTCCCTTTCTCCTTGACCCAGGCCACTACCGCTTTCACATCGAACAGTGGTTCCGGATACTTGGTTTCTACGGCCAGACGATAATTTGCGCTGATCACTCCATACCCTCGTTCCAATCCCTTTAAAAAGGGTCGAACCTGAAAATCCTGCTTGTCTCCAAACATGAAGGCCCCTCCATGCAGAAAAATGAGGACTGGATAAGGTCCAGTTCCATTCTCCGGTAAATACAGGTCCATCTTTTGATCCGCATGGTTGCCATAGGCAATGTCCAAATGTTTGTTGCCATACAGTTTTG encodes the following:
- a CDS encoding ABC transporter substrate-binding protein, with the protein product MKKAVSVLIVGMLILGLFAGCSDDGATDKGSGEKIYRIGVVQPMDHPSLNQIRDTIEEELNDLGYEGKVELVFENANGDMSLLPTIMQELINSQVDMIVPIATPSAQAAAATTETIPIVFSAVSNPVEAGLVTSFENTDKNITGVSNSIAIEDIFELAGVLTPEVETFGFIYNSSEINSSVGIERAKAYCEANGIPYREATITGTADLQQVASSLVGSVDAFFTPNDNTVASAMATYMQVAMEAKIPTYVGADSMVADGGLATVGIDYTVLGRQTAAMIARIMDGEDINENPVEQIAEYANMINVKTAEALGVTIPESLKEDFVLIGE
- a CDS encoding ABC transporter ATP-binding protein, which produces MLRLAQVSKTFYKGTINEKQALKDLDLHLEPGDFVTIIGSNGAGKSTLFHAIGGSFLVDTGAIVLDGKNITAMPEYKRSFDIGRLMQDPMKGTAPSMTVEENLALAHTRKAKKSLFAINKRDTEVFREMLSRLELGLEERMKTKVKNLSGGQRQAVTLLMCTIASPKLLLLDEHTAALDPATAVKIMDITREVVAESNITTMMITHDIRSALSVGNRTIMMDEGEVILDIRGEERENMSVEKLLSYYSAKKHKQLADDRILLA
- a CDS encoding alpha/beta hydrolase; the protein is MERTNMDNIDTKLYGNKHLDIAYGNHADQKMDLYLPENGTGPYPVLIFLHGGAFMFGDKQDFQVRPFLKGLERGYGVISANYRLAVETKYPEPLFDVKAVVAWVKEKGREFGLDGQRIALVGESAGAYYAVMAAATQNRREFDGSNPPDTVVQAVVDLYGPTDFTMMKPHFEESDVKPLGLDDLGDLSPEEVLLGASYEQILGLFRFSNPILYVDENMPPILIQHGKMDGVVPYQQSTILAEAIKKQGGKNEVTLELFDEFEHADPAFETDEKIDRIFRFLDKHLK
- a CDS encoding L-lactate dehydrogenase produces the protein MPRSSNKNKVVIIGAGHVGSHCAYALSMGGSIQEIVFIDIDEKKAAAQADDITDALSFMPHPVVLRSGSYQDCSDAQIVLLAAGVPRKPGQTRLDTMGDSIKVMKDIVPKLNGSGFDGVLVCISNPVDVITTYMHRHVDLPTSRILGTGTSLDTARLKRILWKELEVHPASIHCYSLGEHGDSSMIPFSHVQIGGLPLQTLMDQYPKSYGKLDLDHVLQRTRTVGMDIINGKNSTEFGIGSVVADLVGSILHDERRILPLSCLLEGAYGQEGIAIGVPAIVGGDGIQTVLELDLTAEEEALFQASCEVVRNHVEMSESH
- a CDS encoding ABC transporter permease translates to MTLLVGSIQLGLLYGVMALGIYITFRILQLPDLTVDGSFSLGMAVAAVITVAGHPVLALIVAVLSGALAGLATGLLQTRLAIHPILSGILVMTGLYTVNLFIMGGRANLSVMGNTTVFTQSKTLVALVVALFLTILLAVFFKTRFGLAIRATGDNEDMVRSSSINADLMKCAGLILGNACVGLAGALIGQYQMFSDVGSGSGMVVIGLASVIIGETIFGKRGVTIGLASAVGGSILYRIIIALALRVDLFPSYALKLISSAIVVIALSGPSLRRGLEQQRVRRSVREHQRRLDSDASTGASK